Genomic DNA from Stigmatopora nigra isolate UIUO_SnigA chromosome 17, RoL_Snig_1.1, whole genome shotgun sequence:
GGTGGTGGTTAcgggttttcattcaaaccgaACGAGCATGTGATCAGTTGATTGCTGTCAGGTGCTGctgatttcagaaaaaaaatctcatttggtAAAACTGtctgctggatcagttggaactaaaacctgcacccaatgcTGACTTTTTGTGACATATTTTTGGTAACTCTAGTTTACATAAGATCACTAACTGGATTGTAATTTGTCTATTGGGGACTTAGAGGCTATAGGGAGCAGTgcaatttacttttaaaaaatgccttgaGAGGTGAGCTTGACGTTACTTTAGGCACCCCCAAATGTggcttttttatatgttgtcgTCACAACTATTGTCATTGAGAAGAGTTTTACTGCACCCTGTGTAGGACACATGGAAGACACATTTCAGGAAATCTCTAGAGTGCTGCACGGATCAGGACTACTGCAACCGCAACCTTCACCCTACTCTTCCTCCCCTGTTAACTTCAGGTAAGATGCTTACACTTGTGTAGAAAGTTCACACTAAAATAGATGACCTACTTTATAGAGgggggtgtctaaactttttCCCTGAGGGTTGCTTtcaaaaaatctaatcaaaggAGGTGGGCTCACCTTGAAGTTCTTCCACTTTTActtgttaaataaatgattaaacaaTTGCTGCTGTCAGGCCtcctagttaaaatggattggacatccattgctgtcaatggcagttagaCATGACTTAACAGTAGCTTTCCAAGTTGAAGTGGAATTGATCTCTTACTGTTAAGGGCTACAAGCAACTAAATAATCCAATGATTTAAGGCTATTACAAAATATATCTATGCCCTATCTTTACACTCactactggaaaaaaatacactgtttCAACATGTTATCAGGTTTTAACCCCTAAGTTAATGGACACCACTTTGATTGACTAGCTACATCTAGTGTTAAAGCTGAGAAGTACAATGaaggctgaatttaagcttcttgaaTTGaccattttcatttatattttcactatttgctgtgcatcccccccaaaaaaactgggGAGCAGGCCAGAGGATGTAGTTTAGACACCTGGTATAGAGACGAATTAAAACCGGATGGAATCTGAGGTTTCAGTCTTGAGTTTGGTTAGCTAATGTAATCCAATCAGGAAACAGTTGATCTAAGTCTTGTATGACAGTGAGAGCTGATAGCCTAGTTGTAATAAGTAAATGGATGAATGTATTCTTTAAATCCATTAACAAATAAGAATAATTTAGTAATCTGATAGATATGCAGAATCGTTAATGAATGCCAATTTCCACCCGTATACCTAAGCTTGTTTTCTTACACAATTACAACATGATAACCAAAACCACATTTGATATGACatgaaaaaccaaaaatgtCTGCTACTGCTTGGAATTCAACAAATTTACGCAATAAATTGAACGTTTTTGGAGATCAGGTGGGGTCGTCGGGGGCTTTGCTGGGGAAATAGAACCTTGTTCTTTCACCCTTTCATGAAAAGGACAGCCGCTCCCCAGGGCCTGCTTGAATTTCGGACTCCAGGCGGATGTGAGATGTTTGTCAGTTCATCAGTTTTGCACCTCTCCTAATACACATGCGTGTACACACTACTTTCACTCTGTCACTTTAGTGTACGTTTTTCTGTCCAACAAACATTTGGTTTTGAATTATATAAGAAGTGATAACAGATTCATCATGTTGTTATGCagaaaatggtcatttttttctgtttgcttGTTTCTGTCAGATATAGATTTAGAAATGTATTATATAATGTAAATGTTTGATGTTCTACTTGATGTAAATTATACATAATGGCTGGAAACTAAGGGAAGGCTTTTTGCCGTAAGAATTGAGTTTGGAGGAAGGGCAGTGGTATACAGTTGCTGATTAGGATATGAGATTGTTTTTGCAAGCTGGGGTGTGAGTGACAGGATCGCAGCTAACTGAAAGTTTAGAGCCCCCGAGCTGCGTCTGCAGGCCCGTCAATCTAACGCGATCGTTGCAAATCAGGAGGGGTTTGCAATCGATCCTTGCTTGCTTGTGCAGAGCAACAAACTTGCTCCCAAACAAAGGAAGGAGAGAAAATGATTCCAATATTCTGAAGATGCAAGATTAAATAATTTTGACGTCTGTTTCgacaaaatgtcttttgtaaaatatttctaAGCTTCGCCACAGTGTTATCCCCAAAGGATAAAAAAGCGTGTAAACATATCTTTTAATTTCATTGCAAAATTTCAAGatgcatgacaaaaaaagaagttaCTTATATAGTATCTTAATTTCAATTATATCTACATACTATACACTAAAAATAACATAGTATATACTGGTTGGCCATCATGTTAATCTACTTGCAACTGTCCCAAAGGCACTCAATCACATGTACTAATTGTTTTTGTAGATTACACGAACAGCAACGTCCATCACTTGGTCCTGCTGATCTCTATCACAGCCTGCACTGTCTTCCTCATCACTGTCTTCATCATCTGCTGCATCCGGTAATGTTCACTTCCCATTTTATCCCTTGTTCAGATATGTAACCACTTTGTTAAATAGTGAACCTTGAGGCCTAAAAACGGGCCTTTTTCTTCACCCATTCccctaaacaaaacaaacatactACATACTAGCAGACACTATTATTAttgtactattatttaactcTCATAGCTAAATACTGCCCTGTAATGGTCACTGAAATTATATCCAGTTGTGATGTGACCTTTTCCCCccaatttaacagtattgtttgttCTTAAACCATAaacttttcatatatatttgccAAATATGTGATAGTCATTCCACAAAGTGGCCATATATTACTGTATCAAATTTGATCTTTTTGGACTTTAACATAAATGCCTTTCCACTTTGCTAACCAAGATAGCCacaataatttcattttcaccattatttcatattaaaataatGACTTTTAACCATGTCAAAGTTTTGACtatactttttattcatttgacaaGTCACTTTTAATGGTAAAAACACAATTGGGTGATTGACCCTAAACTTTTGAATGGTAATGTGTTTAGATACAAGCGGCAGGATTCGGAGCCGTGTTACAGCATGAACCTGGAACAGGATTACTCATACATTCCTCCTGGGGAGTCACTCAAGGACCTCATCGAGCACAGCATCGGTTCTGGATCGGGCTCAGGGCTTCCCCTACTGGTAGGATGAAATAACTGTATTCTCTGAATAGAAACTGTACTTTCCTTTGGATACCCAGAATAAATTGTTCatattttctgtgtgtgtgatgtgacCAGGTTCAGCGCACAATTGCCAAGCAAATTCAGATGGTGAAGCAGATCGGAAAAGGGCGCTATGGAGAAGTGTGGATGGGCAAGTGGCGAGGTGAGCGGGTGGCTGTAAAAGTCTTCTTCACCACCGAGGAAGAGAGCTGGTTTAGGGAGACTGAAATCTACCAGACCTTCCTCATGCGACACGACAATATTCTTGGTGAGATCATGTCACGAATGCCGCCAGTTCTACTTTGTTGGTTACCATAAACTGGTCTAATCTGGCAACATGGAAAGGAATCAATATCAATTTCAAGTAATCAAAAACTACTACTAAACATAGTCACTTAAGGGAAAAaactttactatacatggtcattaaaaaaaagccttactatacatggtttttgggaaaaagctttactatacatggttatttaaaacaagccttactatacacggTTATTTAAAAAGGCCttattatacatgttttttttttttgggggggggtggTTTATACTATACATGATTGTTTATAAGAAGCCTTACTGTACATGATTATTAAAAAGGCCttattatacatggtcatttaaaaacaatctaTACTTTacatggtatgttttttttaaagccttactatttacatgttgatttaaaaaaatcacatcacaCATCTGTCACACTATTTTTCAGttaatttatttctatttttccccATCAGGTTTCATAGCAGCCGACATTAAAGGCACAGGCTCATGGACTCAGTTGTACCTGATCACAGACTACCACGAGAATGGCTCGCTTTACGACTATCTCCGAAGCAACACGTTGGATGCTGGTGCTCTACTCAAGCTGGCGTACACTTCTGTATCGGGCTTGTGCCACCTGCACACCGAGATCCACGGCACTCAGGGCAAGCCGGCCATCGCCCACCGAGACCTGAAGAGCAAGAACGTCCTGGTCAAGAGGAATGGCGCGTGCTGCATCGCCGACCTCGGCCTGGCCGTCAAGATGAACAGGTTTGCTGCCACGTGTCCATTTTAATCGTGAAATGCTTCCTTTCTTAACAAATATTGTTCCGTTAACAACTGCCAGTGACACGGACGAGGTGGATGTGCCGCCCAATCTGCGGGTGGGGACTAAGCGCTACATGCCTCCTGAGGTTCTGGACGAGACCTTGAACAGGTCTTACTTCCAGTCCTTCATGATGGCTGACATGTACAGTTTTGGGCTCATTATGTGGGAGATGGCCCTACGCTGCATCACTGGAGGTACAGACTAGTTAGACATTGCAAAAACACACCTACTTAAAATGAGCTAAATTCCCTTGTTTTTAGTGTAAATATACTAGAAATAATTGAATGTTCTACAATTGCCTTATATAAAGTTTACTAACTTAGATTTATTGAAATGAGAATAGATTTTAATTAAGATGATAAAAAGCTTAACAGGCTTACTTCAAGCAATACATTTGTATAgtaaatttcaaaatagagtTTTATTAAGGAAAAAGCTTCAGTCATTTATAGCAGAATTATTGTGTACTTCATGTCTAAAGGCATTGTGGAGGAGCACCAACTCCCCTATTACGACCTGGTTATATCGGATCCTCCTTACGATGACATGAGGAAGGTGGTGTGTGTCCAGCAGCAGAGGCCTGCGTTCGCCAACCGGTGGGCTACTGATGAGGTATGCACCTGCACACGACGATGACTCACGATGCAGTACACACACCACAGAATATTCCCACCTTCTTAGCGTCATTCAAATTCTATCTTTTTCCATCTTCATTTGGTTTCTATTACAGTAGATTTTTATGTAGctagttttttaaatttaattttaattttgaaatcTCCCACCCACGCCCGCACATGcatacactcactcactcactcactctctttcactcactcactctttcACTCACTGACTCTcttccactcactcactcttacactcactcactcttacactcactcactcacactcacccACCCTCACTCACCCATCCACAGTCACGCTCTTACACTCACGCTCTTACACTCACTCTcttacactcactcactctctcactcactcactcactctcacactcactcactcactcactcactcactcactcactcactcactcactcactcactcactcactcactcactcactcactctcttacactcactcactcactctcttacactcactcactcactcactcactctcttaCACTTACTCACTCTATTTCACTCACTTACTCACATACactcaccctcacactcatttCAGTCACACACTCACCTTCtaaccctcacacacacacacactgtgaagaaaacaaacataaaagcaATGTTTCCAACTCAGtaacctatttttttcttcttcagtgtTTACAACAGGTGGCAAAACTGATATCGGAATGTTGGGTGCACAAACCCGCCTCTCGCCTCACCGCCTTGAGGGTGAAGAAAAGCCTTGCCAGGATGTTGGAGTCTCAGGACATCAAACTGTGACACTCACAACAACAAACCACCTTACTGAGATATGCTGGACAAGGGCAGAAATTGACCTTACCTTGGGGTTGCCACCACTGTGCTTTCTGTGAAAGCTGAGTGACTCTGGAGTGGAGCTGGGGGGTACCTATCACCACCTCTAAAACTACAGAGAAGTATTTATATGTGCAGTCTTTTGTACTGTTGATTTTGTCAAATAGGCCCAGGTAAACAAATTTTACATTCTAATTCTCTTAGCCTGTACAATTACTCACcgtaatatattaaatataaaatacactTTGCAATGAAATTGTCAGTGTtgcatataaatataatttattattagttttataaatcatattttcttaCACTTTATACAATTGCGTTGCCAGATGAGATTAGAGCGCCCGGTGAGGATGCTCGTTTGTACAAGTTAGCATCATGAAGCCGCATGTCAAAGTAACCAAAACAGGCCATACCAATAAGGGCATAGagtacagtttaaaaaaaatgccacttttGCATAGACAGCTTTAGACCCAAAAgcactgcaaaaacaaaaatcacttGCAAATATCACGAATAATTTTAATTGTCTTACCACCTTCGAGCAAACCTCGTGTTCGATGttaaatatttggcaaaaagcAACTGCACTCTTTACATTTGGTCCTAGAAAAATAGATTTGTTTCATGTACGAATACATCCACATTTCCCTTCGAGTCGCCTTTATCACAACGTACGAATATTCTTGAGAAAAATCTACACCGTCAACTCATTTAAGCCAAATGCTTAAATCCATGTCTACAACCAATAAGCAATAATcctagaaaataaaaacaaagtgaaaGGACACTgccacatataaaaaaaagacttgtaaAGCATAAAAGAGATTATTATTCTTCGTATTAAATATTATGTTACCCAAGGATGAGTCCATTCGCAGGCTTGCCATGGAGCCCAGACACAAAGATCCTCCCACTTCTGGCAAATGAGCTGAACCAGATCCCATTGTTCCCTTGCCATTCTTTTGACCTCCTCATCAGTGGTCTTTGGCCGAAGGGAGGAGACCGTCGTGGCGTCCCATTTCCTCCAGGACTTGGGCCAGGTGACTAAGATTTCCGTCAGGGAAGTGCCGTGCCTCCCACAGGTCCAGAATGACCCCTGTTGGGCTAGACTTGGTGGCAAAGTAGTTCAGATACCTGAAATGCAATCACATTTTTagatacctggagaaaatcttCCGATCTTCCTACATATTATGCAAAAAGTTCTGTGATAACACAGCCACGGCCAAAAGTTAAGGtcatgaaaccaaacaacttgcatttcattttacattaaaaataagcacCATACGGTTTTAATCTTTTAGTATTACGATTTGCAATATTACAAATTCTTGCCACACTGGACTAGAACGAAGTACCCTTTGTTTTAATCTATGCCTCTTAACAAATTGAGATAAATGGttggacaaaagacaaaaaaggggATGGGAGTTTGCCGTCCACCCAGTCAGGGGGTCTCTTCTCTGTGCAGCTGCTGCTTGCGATAACCCCCACCCTGCTGGGAAGCCTTCAATAGGCATGCACATCCATCAAAGACACTTTGATAGTATAAAAAGCTTTCTATCTGTCTCGAGTTACAAAACCTACTTCAACTGATGATTCCAAAAATGAGGTCAGCTCCTaaagttcattttaattggCTCTGTTTTTAGTATGGGAGACAAAGTAGGAAAGGTATTTGCATAATAAGGCAAGGTGTGATTCAAGAATTTGGGGGGAGACGATGGGGGTTAAAAAACTGTCAGTTACAAACATACATTTCTCACTGTGACTGACTTACACTTGCATTTTTACTAATCAGCCAGCTGTTATCTGTGTTCTTCACAGCAGATAAAAATAATTACAGACACTCTTTGGGTTACCAATTGTTC
This window encodes:
- the bmpr1bb gene encoding bone morphogenetic protein receptor, type IBb, with translation MYSPSLLKPVLDLSGAKNKAVSVQVAREVEDCRGSWGRIRLLTYLGERLEGSGEGGSNWDAMLALLVLLLIEFLSPGVQGNFLDSMLLRNAWRAGKNDSGIAVNVQNMLWCHCNQHCPEDSANNSCMTNGYCFKMVEEEEEGGLLIFTLGCLGLDGSEFQCRDTWKTHFRKSLECCTDQDYCNRNLHPTLPPLLTSDYTNSNVHHLVLLISITACTVFLITVFIICCIRYKRQDSEPCYSMNLEQDYSYIPPGESLKDLIEHSIGSGSGSGLPLLVQRTIAKQIQMVKQIGKGRYGEVWMGKWRGERVAVKVFFTTEEESWFRETEIYQTFLMRHDNILGFIAADIKGTGSWTQLYLITDYHENGSLYDYLRSNTLDAGALLKLAYTSVSGLCHLHTEIHGTQGKPAIAHRDLKSKNVLVKRNGACCIADLGLAVKMNSDTDEVDVPPNLRVGTKRYMPPEVLDETLNRSYFQSFMMADMYSFGLIMWEMALRCITGGIVEEHQLPYYDLVISDPPYDDMRKVVCVQQQRPAFANRWATDECLQQVAKLISECWVHKPASRLTALRVKKSLARMLESQDIKL